The following is a genomic window from Actinomadura rubteroloni.
GGCTCGGGCGTCACCGTGGCCGTCATCGACACCGGTGTCAATGCCAGTCTTCCCGACCTGAAGGACGCCGTCGTCGCCGGAAAGGACTTTGAATCCGGCGAGAACGCCACGGCGGGCAGTGGTGACGGCCGGACGGACACCGACGGCGACGTCGGCCATGGAACGGGAATGGCCTCCCTCATCGCGAGCAGAGGCACCGGGACCGGCTACATGGGCGTCGCGCCGGAGTCCAAGATCCTTCCGATCGTGTCGGCCGGGCCGTCGATGCCGAGTGCAGTGCGCTACGCGGTGGACAACGGGGCCCAGGTCATCAGCATCTCCCAGGGCTTTCCCGCTTTTCAGAAGCAGTGCCCGCTGAGTCTTCAACAGGCCATCGGCTACGCGATCGACCACGGTGCGGTCGTGGTTGCGTCGGGTGGCAATGACGGCAACGCTGGAAATGCGGTGAAAGCTCCCGCAGTCTGTGCGGGGGTCCTGGTTGCCGGAGCGCTCGACAATCAGAAGAACATCTACGTGAACAACGATCGCCATCCGTATATCTCGGTGGCAGCTCCCGGTTACCTCGTCGGTGCGCTACAGAAGAACGGCCAGTTCAACCCCCAACTCTCCGGTACCAGCCAGGCGGGTGCGCTGACGGCTGCCGCCGTCGCTCTCGTGCGTGCGAAGTTCCCGAGTATGTCGAACCGTGACGTGGTGCAGCGGATTATCGGCACCGCCAAGGACGTCGGTCCGGCGGGTCGCGATGAGCAGTCCGGGTACGGCGTCGTCATTCCGTCCGCCGCGCTGACGGCGAGCGTTCCGAAAAACGCGCCGAATCCCGTTTTCGCCAAGTACGACAAGTGGAAGGCGTCGCAGCCGAAGACCGGTGACACGCCGACGACCCCGAAGACCAAGTCGGCCATGGAGAAGAACAGCGACAAGGCCGCGCGGAACACCAAGATCTTGCTGATCGGTGTCGGAGTCGTCGCGCTTCTCGTGATCGTCGTTGGCGGGCTGCTCATCCTGCGGGGGCGGGGGCGCAAGAACCCGCCGCCGCCTCCGGGCGCGCCCGGCACGCCGCCGTCATGGGGCGGCACGGCGGGTCCCGGTCAGCAGGTCCCGCCGCAGCGCGGCCCGGGAGGTCAGCCCTACTCGCCGCAGCCGGGGCCAGGTCGACCGCCGCAGGCGCCGCCGAGCGGTTCCGGTCCGCGATAGAAGAACGTAACTTCCGCGAAGTCCGACGTTGGCGGAGTGCTTTCGCCGCTCCGCTTGCGTCGGCCTTCTCGTTTGCCGAGCGTGCGCACTGGCGCTGCCATTGTCGTGGTCGCCGGGAATGGTGGAAGCGGAAGGCGGGGGTGGAGAGGGGACCGGTAGCGTGGGGCGTGCCGGGGGCGCGACCACCGCAACCGGCGCAGCGACTTCTTCCCCCACAGGGGCAGCTCCCGCCCCGGTTCGGACCGGGTGGCCCCCAACCGGGGTGCGTACGGTTCCGGACGACCGTGAACGTGCGAACGATCCGAGGAAAGGCATCGTGAAGAACAAGCTCCTATTGGTCCCGGCCTTGGCGCTGGTCCTCTCCGCAGCCGCGTGCGGTGGAGACGACAAGGCGTCCGACCCTCCCTCGTCCGGGACGACCCCCACCAGCACGGCGACCGCGCAGCCGTCGCAGAATGGCGCGACCCCGTCCGCGTCGGCGACGAACGGAGGCGGCGGCGGTTCGGCCTACGCGAGCGACATGGAGAAGGTCGCCGCGTGCATGCGCGCGAAGGGCTATGACGCGCAAGTGCCGCCGGGCGGCAACATTCCGATTCTCAAGAACATCAAGGACCAGGCGAAGGCGTCGGGTGACCTGAAGAAGTGCCAGGAGAAGATTTTGGCGCCTCCTGGCGGCTGAGCCGCGACGAGCGGACGGGCCGGGGTGGTAATTCCCGGCCCGTCCGGCGTTTCAGGGGGTGACGAGGGCGGCGAATTCGGCGGCCGGGGGGCTCAGGGCCGTCCATTGGCGGGCGGCCCAGCCGACGCTGATCGGTGCGAGGGACGGAATCGGGACCGTTACGAGCGGCGTGCCGGCGGCCAGGCGGGGGAGCGCGGGCAGCACCGCGTGGCCGACGCCGAGTTCGGCGAGGAGGGCCGCCGTGTCCCAGTCCGCGACGCCGACCGGTTCGGGACGGCCGCAGCCGAGCCGGACGAACTCCTCTTCCAGCCGCCGCCGCGACGTCGAGTCGTCCGGCTGTGCGATGTACCGGATGCCGGCCAGATCGTCGGGGAGGATCGCCTCCCGGGACGCCAGCGGGTCGGACGCGTGGACGGCCAGAACCCACGGCAGGTCCACCACGGGGCGATGCTCGATGCCCGGCAGCGGTTCGCCGAGCGTGATCCACGCGAGGTCGACGCGTCCGCCGCGCAGGAGTTCCACGCAGCGCTGCGTGGAGTGCGCCGCGTGGAACTCCAGGGACGTCCGGGGGCGTCGGCGGCGGAACTCGGCGATGCCGTCCGCCATGAAGTGCCGGACGGTCACGCCGCCCGTCGTGATGCGCACCGCGCCGCCGCCGTCGCGCAGTTCGGCGAGCCGGGCGAGGCCCGCGTCGAGCGCCGCGATGCCGCCGAGCGCCGCCTCGTAGAGGACGCGTCCGGCCTCGGTCGGCACGACGCCGCGCGGACGCCGTTCGAGCAGCGGCAGGCCCGTCTCGCGTTCCAGCCGCCGCACGTGCTGGCTCACGGCGGACTGCGTCCGGTCCAGGTCGCGGGCGACGGTGCTGAGGTTCCCGGTCTCGTAGACGGCGATGAAAACCCGAAGGTCGTCCAGAGTCACAAGTAAAAGCTAGGGCAAACCCAAGGAAACCCATGAATTGACTGGGGTCGCGGCGGCTTCCAGGATGGGACGCGGAAACGGCGGCAACCCGTCCGCGGCCCGCCGCACGCCGTCCGGTGTCCCGGGACATACGGCGCGGCGGCGCGTGGTGCGGCGGACGGGTGTCGACCCCACGGAAGGCGGGACCGATGACCGAGCAGGCCGCCCGCGCGCTGCTGGCCGAGCGCGGAGCCGGGACGGTCCCGCATCCGGGCGGGACGCTCGCGGCGCATCTGGACCGCGTCCACGCGACGCTCACCGCGTGGGGCGCGCGGCCCGAACTGCGCCTCGCCGGGCTCTGCCACGCGTTCTACGGCACGGACGGCTTCCCCCGCGCGCTGGGCCGCCGCGACGAGCTGGCCCCGGTGATCGGCCCGGACGCCGAGGCGCTCGTCTACTTCTACGCGAGTTGCGACCGCGCGTTCTCCTACCCGAGGCTCGTGGACGGCGGGACGTTCCGTGACCGTTTCACCGGCGCGGTGTCGGTCCCGGACACGGCGGCGCGGCGGGACTTCGCGGAACTGACCGTCGCGAACGAACTGGACGTCCTGCGCCACGCGGACTTCGACGGCGCGGAGCTGCTGGCCCTGTTCGCCGCCTGGACGCCGTTGCTCGGCGAGGACGCGCGGCGCGCCGTCAGCCGAGCAGCATGGTGATCGCCTGGTTGATCAGCTCGTCGATGATCATCCCAGTGATCTCCTTGAAGATCGGGATCTCCGCGAGCGAGGCACCGAACGCCGCGCCGACCGCCGTCGCGCCCATCGAGGCGTCCTTCAGGACGGCGGCGGGGGAGTCCTCCGCGGCCCACGCCTTCTGGAACGCCTCGATGTCGTCGCCCTCGTTGGCCGCGGGCACCCGCTGGGCGGCCGACTCGATGTCCGCGGACACCGAGCCGACCGTCCCGGAGAACTCCCTCCAGGTCGAGCCGAGCTGGAACAGCTTCGTCTCGTCCGCCTCCGGCCAGTTGTAGCCGAGCAGGCTGATCAGCTCGCCCGGGAGCTGGAGGCCCACCCGCTCAGCCGCCGTTCAGCGCGGCGGTGATCCCGCCGACCATCGACTGCTCGGCCTTCTCGTGGTTGTCGGCCATCGCCGCGAGCGTCTCGCCGAACGTCGTCAGGTCCTCGGCGGCGCCGGAGAAGGACTCGTCCGCCTGGTCCTGGATCGCGGTGTACGACTCACCGATGATCATGCCGATGTCGTCGCCGTTCCATGCCCTCGACGGTCGACTTCAGCGCCGTCCACTGCTCGTTCAGCCGGTCGCCCGCGGCGGACAGTTCACGGCCGGCGTCGCGCAGCGTCTCCGGTCAGACGGTGTACCTGTTCGTCGTCACGAGCGCCTCCCCGCGTCACGTGCGCCGTCAGTTCGTCCAGACGAGGACGTTGCTGACCTCGGTGCCGAGTTCGCCGGCCGTCACGTACACGGTGCCCTCGCGTCCGCCGGTCGCCGCGCCGCTCGCCCAGTAGGACTGCGCGTAGATGATGCGGGCCCCCTGCGTCCAGCTCCGCGTCCACGACTCGGGCTCGCGGCCGAGGCGCGGCAGGCCGCTCTCGATGGACGGCATCAGCAGGATCGGCGCCGCGCCCTGGTTGGTGGCGTCGCTGACGGACGACGCGGTGGACTCGTCGGCGAACTGCGCGATCGAGATCACCGTCATGACGGTCCTGGACGAGTTCGCGTACACCGCCGAGCGCATCAGCCCCACGCACGGGTACCGGCTGAACACCGGGGTCAGTTCCTTGTCGGCGCGGGAGGAGCAGGTCGCCTCCTTCGTGCCGGCGCGGGTGAAGGTGTTGCCCTTCGCCGTCCGGATGGTCGCGCCGAGCACGCCGTCGATCCCCCCGGACGTCGAACTCGTCGTGGTCGGCGTCGGGACGCTGAACGTCGGCGGCGAGTACGTCGGCAGCGTGATGTGGCGGCGCGGCTTGTCCCCGCTGTTGGCCACCACCACGATGACGACCGCGATGATGATGACGACGACGAGCCCGCCGCCCGCGAGCAGCGCGATCAGCACGCCCGCGCCGCTGTTGCGCGGCGGCGGGGGCGGCGGGTAGCCGCCGGGCGGGAACGGTCCGGGGGGAGGGGGCGGCTGCTGACCGGGCGGGTAACCCGGCTGACCAGGCCATTGGGGGGAGGACATGGCAACTCCGGCCGGTACTGGGGCGAAAGAGGACAATCGCCGGGCGGAAGATCCGATAAGACTAGCCGTCCGAGCCCTGTCCGGGCTCATCGGCTGGTGGGTATGACGGTGGTCGTGCCGGTTCGGTTCACCCGCCCGATGTGATCACCGCTACGCGGCACCCCCCGCGTCTCGTAGGCTTGCGGTGAGGGAAAGGGAGGCAGGTGTCCGATTCGAGCTGGCAGCAGGCCGTCCTCGGGGAACTCGGCGTGGCCCGCCGGGGACTCCAGGCCCTGAACACCGCGTCGGCGGCGGCACCGGGCTCGGACTGGGGCGCCGACTCCGCGCCCCGCGCGGTCGCCGAACCCGAGCCGATCCCGGTCACCCCCGACCCGCTGCCCGCACCGGTGCCCGCCCCGCCGCCGTCGTTCACCCCCGTCCCGGAACCGGCCGCGCCCCCTTCTTTCGCCGCCCCGCCCGCACCGCCGTCCTTCGAGACGCCCGCGCCGTCGTCCGACGCGCCCGCCGCCGCGTCGCCCACGCCCGCCGCGCCACCGGTTCCGCCGTCGTTCGAGACGCCCGCCGCCGCTGCACCCGCGCCGCCGTCCTTCGACGCGCCCGTCGCGGACGCGCCTGCGGCACCCGGCGCCCAGCCGCCCGGCCCGCCGTCGTTCGACGCGCCTGCGGGGGAAGCGCCCACGCCCTTCGCGCCCGGCGCCGAGCCGCCGGGTCCGTCGTTCAGGACGCCCGCCGGGGAGACGCCCTCGCCTCCGGCGCCCGCGCCCGGCGCCGTGCCGCCCGGCCCGCCGTCTTTCGACGCTCCCACCGGGGCGCCCGGCTCGCCGCTGTTCGACGCGCCTCCCGCCCCGCCTTCGTTCGATGCGCCCGGTGCCGCGCCGTCCGGGCCGCCGTTCGACGCGGCCGGGCCGTCGGGGTTCGCGCAGGCGCCCGGTGCGACGGGCGGGGAGCCGGTGAACGCGTTCGCGCAGCCGCCGGCCGAGCCCGCCCAGCCGGTCGTCATCAACCCGTACGGCGACGGCGCGGGTGGGCTGCAGCGCGACCCGTTCGGCGACACGCCGGAGCCGCCGGCCGAGCCCGGCCCCGCGTCCGCGCCGCAGCCCGCCGTCCCGCCGCTCTACAACCCCGACTTCGACCCGGAGATGGCCGTCGCGCCGACCGTGGGCGGCGCTCCGGGGGCGCCGCCGCCCGACGCCGGGTCGGACGAGCCGGAGAGCCCGGTCCCGTCGGCTCCCCGGCAGGCGCCGGCGCAGCCGCAACAGCAGCACGGCGGCGTGCCGATGGCGGACGACCTCGTCCGCAAGAACCAGCACGGCGACCCGCTGATGCGCCGCTTCGGAAGGGCCGCGCGCAAGGCCGTCGGCGCGACGGGCCCGCAGGACCCGGCGACGCAGGCGGAGATCGCCGCGCTGCTGCAGCGGGCCGTCCCGAGCTACCGGCAGATCGCGGTGGCGAGCGTGCGCGGCGGCGCGGGCAAGACGAGCATGGCCGCGCTCCTGGCGACCGAGCTGGCCCGGCACCGCGCCGACCGCGTGATCGCGATGGACGCCGACGCCGAGCTGGGTTCGCTGCCGCTGCGCCTCGGCGTGCGTCCCGAGCAGTCGCTGTTCGACCTCGCGGCGCGTCAGCCGCGCACGTTCGACGAGGCGGCGCAGTTCCTCGCGCGGACGGAGGCGGGCCTGTGGGTCCTGTCGTCCACGCGCGGCGGGCGCATCGCGGGCGAGTTCACGATCGAGACGTTCCAGGCGGCGCTCGCGGCGATCAGCCGGTACTTCGCCGCCGCCGTCGTGGACTGCGGCGCGGGCATCCTCACCGAGCTGCACCGGGGGATCCTCGGGCAGACGCACGGGCTCGTCCTGGTGACGCCCGCGACGGCCGACGGCGCGCTGAGCGCCCGGGGCGCGCTGGAGTGGTTCGCCGGGAACGGGCAGCAGGCGCTGCTGTCCCGGACGGTCATCGCGATGGTCACGCACGCCCCGCAGGTCGGCGCGGACCTGGAGCGCGCGCGGGAGATGCTGGCGGCGTGGGGGCTGCCGATCGTGCTCGTCCCCTACGACCGGCATCTGGCCGCGGGGGGATCGCTCGACATGACCAAGATCGGGGAGGCGACCCGGCCGGCGGCCGGGCTCATCGCCTCCGAGGCGTTCGCGCGGGCCCTCGGCGGCGTGGGGGTGGTCCGGTGACCTGCGACCTCGTCGCGCTCACCCGGCGGCAGCCGGACGTGTTCGCGGTCGCCGACGGCATGATCGCGATGGGCGAGCCGCTGGAGCTGCGCGGCGGCGACCCCGAGCCGACGCAGTTGTTCGACGCCGAACACCGGCTGCTCGTCTCCATCGAGGACCCGGTGCTCGTGTCGGTGCCGACCGAGGTCGGACGGCTGCTCGGCGCGGACGTCGCGGCGCGGGTGGCGGCGCCGGTGTGGTGGGTGGAGGTCCGCGCGTCCGGCGACGTCCCGGACGCGACGCGGGTCGCGCGCCGGTTCGCCGACGACCTCGTCCGGTGGGCGGGCGGCATCGTCTATCCGGACAATCTGACCGAGTCCCCGGCGCTGAGCTGGCGCGCGGGCGCGCCGCAGCACGCGGGCCACCAGCAGGGGGCCGGTAACGTCATCCGCTGACGCGCGATTTCTCCTGTGTCGTGTGTCTCAGTCCGCATAAGGCGGTCGGTGCCGGGTAGACGCCGTGCGGGGTTGGATGTGGAGTCGGGGCCTGCCGCCGTTCACCGGTGGCGGGCCCTGACGCGTCTCCGCCGATTGACGGATTTGACAGGGACGTCCGACATGGTTCGCTAGTCCCCTGTCGTAGATCATCCGAGGAGCCGCCGAGGTGTCGACACCAGGTCCCGGGCACCCTCCGTTCCCGCCCCCCGGCGGTCCCGGCGGCCCGCCCCCCGGCCCGCACGGCCCGTTCCCCGGGCCGCCGCCCGGCCCGGCCTACCCGCCGCCGCCCCGCAGCGGCGGCGGCGGAGTGATCATCGCGGTCGTGGCGGGCGCCGTCGCGTTCCTGCTGGTCTGCGGCGCGGTCCTCATCGTGGCGGTGAACGGGAGCCGCCGCCATCACCGGGCCGTCGAGGCGCTGCGGTCATTCACGCCGCCGCCCGTCCCGACGTTCAGCGCGCCGACGTACGAGCCGAGCACGCCGACGCCCAGCCCGACGCCGACGCGGACGCCCGTCCGGGTCACCGAGAGCTTCCTCGCCTCGACCGTCAAGACCGACCGGGGCCGCTACCGCCTCGCGACGCGCTGGACGAAGTCGTGCGCCGCCGCCGCCAAGCCCGGCCTCGCCGCGCTGCTGCGCTCGTCGCCCTGCACCGGCAGCCTGCACGGCGGCGAGTACCAGGCGCCGAACCACAGCGTGTACGTGCAGATCAGCGTGCTGGAGTTCGGCAGCGAGGGCACGGCGCGGCGGATGGCGCGCAAGGTGAACGCGAACAACGCGCCGAAGATCAAGGTGGCGTACGGGTCGGAGCCGGGGCACTGGTGGTCGAGCCAGAGCGTCGGACGGTTCGTGCTGATCCGGCAGTCGTTCGTCAGCGGCTCGAACGTCCCGGGGCCGCGCAGCGGACCTGCGCAAACCTACGGCGCCGACCTCATCCACATGTTCGGTGCCGAACTCAGCAACCTCTACACCTGGGGAGACTGACCCATGCAGTCCTCACGCGCCGGGTTCTCGCTGATGACGATCCTCGGCGTCCTGTGCATCGTCGGCGGGCCGGCGCTGGAGTTCCTGAACCTCGTCACCGTCGGCGACGACGAGCGCGACGCCAAGACGATCCCGGAGATCCGCGCGCTCGCGCTCATGACCGTGATCGCCGGGGTGGGGTTCCTCGTCGGGGCGGTCGCGATGAAGCTCGGTTCGGCGCCCGCGCCGCGTCCGGCGGCGCCGCCGTTCGTCCCGCCGCAGCAACAGGGGTACGGACAGCCTCAGTGACCGAGGTGCCGGACGAGCGCCCGGTGCCGCTGCCAGCCGTCCGGTGAGCGGCCGTCGCCGAGCGTGAACAGCGTCATCGGGGCGCGAGCCGGACCGGCTTGCTGGGCCGGGACGCCCGCCGGCCCGGTGACGTTCCCCGCGACGGCCATCGCGACCGGCGCGGCGGCGCCCGTCCAGCGCGGCTCGACGGTGAGGTCCGCGCGGCCCGGCGTGAGCTGCGCGAACAGCGAGGTCAGCGGCTGGTCGGCGGCCATCGCGGCGACGAGCGAGCCGAGGTGCTGGAGCGGCGGCGGATCCTGCGGGGCGTACCCGACGGTGACGGTCGTGGACTCCTCGACCGCGCCGCCGTCCACGGTGGCGAACTCGCAGACGGCCTGCGCGGGACGCGGCCCGTCCCCGCCGACGATGATGCGCGCGGTGGAGCGTCCCCGCGCGTACTCGGTGAGCCGGTCGGGCTGCCACGGATGCTCCAGCGGCTCGGCCGGGCCCCAGCCCGCCGGCCACTTGCCGGTGAGCAGTTGCAGCAGCCGGTCGACCGCGCCGCCGAGCAGCCCCTCGGCGGGGTGCCGGACGCGGTAGGCGAGCCCGAGCTGCACCCCGATCGGCGCCGTCGGACGGGTCGTGAACCCCGGCGCATAATCGCGGGCGTCCGGGACGGGCACGAACGTCGTCCCCGACCACTGCAACGGCCGCCCCGACAGGCCTTCGTAATAACCGTCGCCGTTCCGTACGACCCACTGCGCGCCCGCACCCGCCGTGACCGTCCGCAGCGGCAGCGACAACCGCGACTCCAGGGGCGTGACGAGCTGCAGCGTGCGCCCCGACTCCTCGCAGTCGCGCAGGGCGCCGCCGATCCAGGCGCTCAGCGCCACCAGGGGACGGTCCTGGAGCACGACCATCGCCTGTTCGGTGAGTGCGTCCACAGTGCTCATCTCCGCCCGAGTCTAGTGATCTCCCGGGACGGCGGCGATCCCGAACGGACGAACGGGATGCTCCCGGGCGGCCTCTCTGAGTAAACTGTCCCGGTTTCTGAAGTGATGTTGATGGGTCGGATGTGTTGTCCGGCCACGGGGTCGAGTGTCCGCGTGATGGGGAGCGCCATGACCAACGGTGACCGGATCTCCGAGCTCTACAAGGGCGAGATCTGGAGCGAGCGCGTGCAGCGGGCCGCCCGTTCGCGCATCGACTGGCTGGTCGCGCAGGCGTCGGGCGACGTCCTCGACCTCGGCTGCTCGCAGGGCATCGCCGCGCTGCTGTGCGCGCGGCGCGGGCTCCGGACGCTCGGCCTGGACATCGAGGCCGACCGGATCGAGTACGCGCTGGCCGACCGGGAGCGCGAGCCCGGCGTCGTCCGCGAACTGCTGGCCTACCGCGTCGCCGACGCCCGCCGCCTGGACGTCCCGGACGCGTCGTTCGACACCGTCCTGCTCGGCGAGGTCGTCGAACACCACCTGGACGCGTCGCCGGTGCTGGCCGAGGCGGCGCGCGTCCTGCGCCCGGCCGGACGTCTCGCGCTCACCACCCCGTTCGGCTACCACCCGCACCACGACCACCGCGCGACGTTCTACGTGGCGTCGCTGGTCGCCCTGGTGGCGCCCTACTTCACCGTCGATTCCCTCGACGTGGTGGACGGCTACCTGCGCGCCGTCCTCACCCCCGGCCCGATGGACGCCGGGACGACGCGCGACCTCGTCCACGCGATGCAGCCGGTGCTGGAACAGGAGTTCGTGCGAACCGAACGCGAACTGTCGGAGCAGCGCCGCCGCGCCGACACCGCGACGAAGGAGAAGACGGCGTCCTACGAGCGGCTGGAGGCGCGCCTCGACGCGATCGCCGCGCAGCAGGACGCCACCATCGCCGACCTGGAGGCCAAGCTCGCGGCGCTGCGCGAGGAGAACGCGCGCCTCGGCGAGACGCTGCGCCGCGAGAAGGCGGCGGCGGAGGAGCGGGTCCGCGCGGCGCGGCGGCAGGCGGCCGGGCTGGAGCAGACGGCCGGGAAGCTGAAGGACGTCGAGGGCAAGCTGGCCTACCAGGAGTACCGGACGCGCTACCTGGACTGGCAGCTCAAGTCCACGCAGAACCGCCGCTGGTGGCG
Proteins encoded in this region:
- a CDS encoding S8 family serine peptidase is translated as MRRLTRWLSAVGASSVLVLTGSPAGAAPGPLPQEWWFKAWDIQHGVWPVSKGSGVTVAVIDTGVNASLPDLKDAVVAGKDFESGENATAGSGDGRTDTDGDVGHGTGMASLIASRGTGTGYMGVAPESKILPIVSAGPSMPSAVRYAVDNGAQVISISQGFPAFQKQCPLSLQQAIGYAIDHGAVVVASGGNDGNAGNAVKAPAVCAGVLVAGALDNQKNIYVNNDRHPYISVAAPGYLVGALQKNGQFNPQLSGTSQAGALTAAAVALVRAKFPSMSNRDVVQRIIGTAKDVGPAGRDEQSGYGVVIPSAALTASVPKNAPNPVFAKYDKWKASQPKTGDTPTTPKTKSAMEKNSDKAARNTKILLIGVGVVALLVIVVGGLLILRGRGRKNPPPPPGAPGTPPSWGGTAGPGQQVPPQRGPGGQPYSPQPGPGRPPQAPPSGSGPR
- a CDS encoding LysR family transcriptional regulator encodes the protein MTLDDLRVFIAVYETGNLSTVARDLDRTQSAVSQHVRRLERETGLPLLERRPRGVVPTEAGRVLYEAALGGIAALDAGLARLAELRDGGGAVRITTGGVTVRHFMADGIAEFRRRRPRTSLEFHAAHSTQRCVELLRGGRVDLAWITLGEPLPGIEHRPVVDLPWVLAVHASDPLASREAILPDDLAGIRYIAQPDDSTSRRRLEEEFVRLGCGRPEPVGVADWDTAALLAELGVGHAVLPALPRLAAGTPLVTVPIPSLAPISVGWAARQWTALSPPAAEFAALVTP
- a CDS encoding DUF6817 domain-containing protein — encoded protein: MTEQAARALLAERGAGTVPHPGGTLAAHLDRVHATLTAWGARPELRLAGLCHAFYGTDGFPRALGRRDELAPVIGPDAEALVYFYASCDRAFSYPRLVDGGTFRDRFTGAVSVPDTAARRDFAELTVANELDVLRHADFDGAELLALFAAWTPLLGEDARRAVSRAAW
- a CDS encoding WXG100-like domain-containing protein, translating into MGLQLPGELISLLGYNWPEADETKLFQLGSTWREFSGTVGSVSADIESAAQRVPAANEGDDIEAFQKAWAAEDSPAAVLKDASMGATAVGAAFGASLAEIPIFKEITGMIIDELINQAITMLLG
- a CDS encoding MinD/ParA family ATP-binding protein gives rise to the protein MSDSSWQQAVLGELGVARRGLQALNTASAAAPGSDWGADSAPRAVAEPEPIPVTPDPLPAPVPAPPPSFTPVPEPAAPPSFAAPPAPPSFETPAPSSDAPAAASPTPAAPPVPPSFETPAAAAPAPPSFDAPVADAPAAPGAQPPGPPSFDAPAGEAPTPFAPGAEPPGPSFRTPAGETPSPPAPAPGAVPPGPPSFDAPTGAPGSPLFDAPPAPPSFDAPGAAPSGPPFDAAGPSGFAQAPGATGGEPVNAFAQPPAEPAQPVVINPYGDGAGGLQRDPFGDTPEPPAEPGPASAPQPAVPPLYNPDFDPEMAVAPTVGGAPGAPPPDAGSDEPESPVPSAPRQAPAQPQQQHGGVPMADDLVRKNQHGDPLMRRFGRAARKAVGATGPQDPATQAEIAALLQRAVPSYRQIAVASVRGGAGKTSMAALLATELARHRADRVIAMDADAELGSLPLRLGVRPEQSLFDLAARQPRTFDEAAQFLARTEAGLWVLSSTRGGRIAGEFTIETFQAALAAISRYFAAAVVDCGAGILTELHRGILGQTHGLVLVTPATADGALSARGALEWFAGNGQQALLSRTVIAMVTHAPQVGADLERAREMLAAWGLPIVLVPYDRHLAAGGSLDMTKIGEATRPAAGLIASEAFARALGGVGVVR
- a CDS encoding DUF6177 family protein, which gives rise to MSTVDALTEQAMVVLQDRPLVALSAWIGGALRDCEESGRTLQLVTPLESRLSLPLRTVTAGAGAQWVVRNGDGYYEGLSGRPLQWSGTTFVPVPDARDYAPGFTTRPTAPIGVQLGLAYRVRHPAEGLLGGAVDRLLQLLTGKWPAGWGPAEPLEHPWQPDRLTEYARGRSTARIIVGGDGPRPAQAVCEFATVDGGAVEESTTVTVGYAPQDPPPLQHLGSLVAAMAADQPLTSLFAQLTPGRADLTVEPRWTGAAAPVAMAVAGNVTGPAGVPAQQAGPARAPMTLFTLGDGRSPDGWQRHRALVRHLGH